One window of Halopelagius longus genomic DNA carries:
- a CDS encoding quinone-dependent dihydroorotate dehydrogenase, which yields MIRGAYAALKPVLFSLPPETAHGAVHGALRTVQHTPVEDALRRRFRVEDERLATDAFGLSFDSPVGVAAGFDKNAEVPSALSALGFGHVEVGGVTAERQPGNPRPRMFRLPEDGAIINRMGLNNEGADRVGERLSSGPTPDVPVGVNIALSESTPAEEAPEDYRYTYERVADGADYFAVNVSCPNSEGMRTLQNRDSMEAILGALVDAGASPLLVKLSPDLPAPAVEDALEVVDELDLDGVIATNTTTDRPEGLRNPNRAERGGLSGEPIESRATELVRFIAERTDVPVVGVGGVSDAEGAYAKIRSGASLVQLYTGLVFEGPTLARDINEGLLERLERDGFDSIDEAVGADL from the coding sequence ATGATTCGGGGCGCGTACGCCGCACTCAAACCCGTCCTTTTCTCGCTTCCGCCGGAGACGGCGCACGGCGCGGTCCACGGCGCGCTTCGAACGGTACAGCACACGCCCGTCGAGGACGCACTCCGCCGACGCTTCCGCGTCGAGGACGAGAGACTCGCGACGGACGCCTTCGGCCTCTCCTTCGACAGTCCGGTGGGCGTCGCCGCGGGGTTCGACAAGAACGCCGAGGTGCCGTCCGCCCTCTCGGCTCTCGGCTTCGGCCACGTCGAAGTCGGCGGCGTCACCGCCGAGAGACAGCCCGGAAACCCGCGCCCTCGGATGTTCCGCCTCCCGGAGGACGGGGCCATCATCAACCGCATGGGCCTCAACAACGAGGGTGCCGACCGAGTCGGCGAACGCCTCTCCTCGGGGCCGACGCCCGACGTGCCCGTCGGCGTCAACATCGCGCTCTCGGAGTCGACGCCCGCCGAGGAGGCCCCCGAGGACTACCGCTACACCTACGAACGGGTCGCCGACGGCGCGGACTACTTCGCCGTCAACGTCTCCTGTCCCAACAGCGAGGGGATGCGCACCCTCCAGAACCGCGATTCGATGGAAGCGATCCTCGGAGCCCTCGTCGATGCGGGCGCGTCGCCCCTGTTGGTGAAGCTCTCCCCGGACCTCCCTGCCCCCGCCGTCGAGGACGCCCTCGAAGTCGTCGACGAACTCGACTTAGACGGCGTCATCGCCACGAACACGACGACGGACCGCCCCGAGGGACTCCGCAACCCCAACAGGGCCGAACGGGGCGGCCTCTCGGGCGAGCCCATCGAGTCGCGGGCGACGGAGCTCGTCCGGTTCATCGCCGAACGGACCGACGTGCCCGTCGTCGGCGTCGGCGGCGTCTCCGACGCCGAGGGCGCGTACGCGAAGATTCGCTCCGGAGCCAGCCTCGTACAGTTGTACACCGGCCTCGTCTTCGAGGGGCCGACCCTCGCGCGCGACATCAACGAGGGCTTGCTCGAACGCCTCGAACGGGACGGCTTCGACTCGATAGACGAGGCCGTCGGCGCGGACCTGTAG
- a CDS encoding non-histone chromosomal MC1 family protein, with amino-acid sequence MVREDGKRNFVMREEDGTESSVFSGSMPRQAALKAARRLEPHGSEEEAKSNATEIRLREKGTDKVHIFDAWAWSDEAPDDKPGWMEGDITKGNVSKQGIKHLEE; translated from the coding sequence ATGGTACGCGAGGACGGTAAGCGGAATTTCGTGATGCGCGAGGAGGACGGTACAGAGTCGAGCGTGTTCTCCGGCAGCATGCCCCGCCAGGCCGCACTCAAGGCTGCGCGACGACTCGAACCACACGGCTCCGAGGAGGAGGCGAAGTCCAACGCGACGGAGATTCGCCTCCGCGAGAAGGGAACCGACAAAGTCCACATCTTCGACGCGTGGGCGTGGTCCGACGAAGCCCCGGACGACAAACCCGGGTGGATGGAGGGCGACATCACGAAAGGTAACGTCTCCAAGCAGGGGATCAAGCACCTCGAAGAGTAG